From Populus trichocarpa isolate Nisqually-1 chromosome 19, P.trichocarpa_v4.1, whole genome shotgun sequence, a single genomic window includes:
- the LOC127903942 gene encoding uncharacterized protein LOC127903942, whose protein sequence is MEAEVQDEVEFEGDYGLDVGKNQEQESHDRVSYTDSALDKIGQAMQTLADLLTEREKEKDKNASSTSHTVHGVKVPLSEFLKLAPPTFKGVDNSEDPQQFLDAVWRRCEAMGCTDHRAVTLASFRLEGEVAVNWYESKRGERAVSSPPMEWKEFSEMFLERFLPESVREARSYEFEKLVQGDLSVTEYEVEFTRLSRFAGYLVPTEERKIKRFVRGLNSYLFKAIGAHEFKTYSAIVDRARAIEARELEDELSVGSVKRPKVANQFSFQQRSDTGPSRGHGGRQGQLSQSRNFLSRSIIRGNNRHSMSGAGPTQSRGTVQLTPQGSDGRPQCQSCGSRHYGTVCYRQTGACFGCGQTDHLLRDCPNKRWSKPGASVLITSSTQTQSASHSVFQGGRGAGGRGQRGREVGGRGFAPTSQSQARVFAITQHDAQTSNTVY, encoded by the exons ATGGAAGCAGAAGTTCAGGATGAGGTGGAGTTTGAGGGAGACTATGGTCTGGATGTTGGTAAGAATCAGGAGCAGGAATCCCATGATAGGGTGTCTTATACTGACAGTGCTTTGGATAAGATTGGACAGGCCATGCAGACCCTGGCTGACCTTTTAactgagagagagaaggagaaggatAAGAATGCATCTTCGACTTCCCATACCGTGCATGGGGTGAAAGTACCATTGTCAGAGTTCCTTAAGCTGGCACCTCCTACTTTTAAGGGTGTTGATAACTCTGAGGACCCACAACAGTTTTTGGATGCAGTGTGGCGTAGGTGTGAGGCCATGGGGTGCACGGATCATCGTGCAGTGACTTTGGCATCTTTCAGGCTAGAAGGAGAGGTGGCTGTGAACTGGTATGAGTCCAAGAGGGGTGAAAGGGCAGTTAGTTCGCCACCGATGGAGTGGAAGGAATTTTCTGAGATGTTTTTGGAACGTTTTCTACCTGAAAGTGTAAGGGAAGCCAGATcatatgagtttgaaaagttggTTCAGGGTGACTTGAGTGTGACAGAGTATGAAGTGGAATTCACACGGTTGTCCAGATTTGCTGGGTATTTGGTACCGACTGAGGAGAGGAAGATTAAGAGGTTTGTTCGAGGTCTTAATAGCTACTTATTCAAAGCTATTGGGGCTCATGAGTTTAAGACGTACTCAGCCATAGTGGATCGTGCCCGAGCTATTGAGGCACGAGAGTTAGAGGATGAATTATCAGTGGGTTCGGTTAAGAGGCCCAAAGTGGCAAATCAGTTCTCTTTTCAGCAGCGGTCTGATACAGGTCCTAGCAGGGGACATGGGGGCCGGCAGGGCCAATTAAGTCAGTCAAGGAATTTCTTGTCGAGGTCCATTATCAGAGGAAACAATAGACATAGCATGAGTGGAGCTGGTCCGACTCAGAGCCGAGGTACTGTTCAGTTAACACCACAAGGTTCAGATGGGAGGCCTCAATGTCAGTCTTGTGGGTCTAGGCATTATGGCACAGTCTGTTATAGGCAGACAGGAGCTTGTTTCGGTTGCGGGCAGACTGATCACTTGTTAAGGGATTGTCCGAACAAGCGGTGGTCCAAGCCTGGTGCTTCTGTACTGATTACATCTTCCACTCAGACTCAGTCAGCTAGCCATTCTGTGTTTCAGGGTGGTCGTGGAGCTGGTGGGCGTGGCCAGCGGGGCCGTGAAGTAGGCGGTAGAGGTTTTGCGCCAACAAGTCAGAGCCAGGCACGAGTTTTTGCCATTACTCAGCATGATGCCCAGACATCCAATACT GTTTACTAA
- the LOC18110754 gene encoding LOW QUALITY PROTEIN: transposon Ty3-G Gag-Pol polyprotein (The sequence of the model RefSeq protein was modified relative to this genomic sequence to represent the inferred CDS: substituted 1 base at 1 genomic stop codon): MLLESPLCVAIPSDDVMFGEYVYVDCEVQVQGRNLLGNLVILEIVGFDVILGMDWLSRHHASVDCWNKTVIFKPDEETEFAFHGDGLSSPSSILSAITRRMVRKGMQGFLAYVHDVNMKVPRMEQVSIVKEFIDVFPNDLPGLPPNREIEFCIDLVSGTKPISMAPYRMAPAELKELKEQIQDLLDKGFIRPSVSPWGAPVLFAKKKDGSMRMCIDYRQLNKVTVKNRYPLPRIDDLFDQLQGAQCFSKIDLRSGYHQLRIRNEDIPKTAFRTRYGHYEFLVLSFGLTNAPAAFMDMMNRVFRPFIDKFVIVFIDDILVYSRSKEDHAEHLRLVLQTLRDHQLYGKFSKSEFWLESVGFLGHVVSKNGIEVDPQKVEAVKQWPRPVTVSEIRSFLGLAGYYRRFVENFSRIAAPLTKLTQKSVKFQWSEECEKSFLELKERLITAPILTVPSGSGGFTVYCDASRIGLGCVLMQNGNVIAYASRKLKKHEQNYPTHDLEMAAVVFALKIWRHYLYGETCEIFSDHKSLQYIFQQKDLNLRQRRWMELLSDYDCTIQYHPGKANVVADALSRKSMGSLAHIQEVRRPLIKELHGLLDERVSFEICESGALLAHFQAKSDLVDRIKGAQMKDERLCKIRDELELGRAPGFVIHEDGVLRFGSRLCVPEVDDLKRDVMTEAHQTAYTIHPGSNKMYRDLRECYWWNGMKRDIAEFVSRCLTCQRVKGEHQKPPGLLQPLLIPXWKWERITMDFVSGLPRSQEGYDSVWVIVDRLTKSAHFLPVKVTYGFAKLAEIYVNEIVRLHGVPISIVSDRGPQFTSRFWVKFQEALGTNIQLSTAFHPQTDGQSERTIQILEDMLRACVIDFGIGWSKYLSLVEFAYNNSYQASIDMAPYEALYGRKCRSPVCWYEVGERRLMGPELIQITSDKIKVIRDKLLTAQSRQKNYADKRRRNLEFSVGDNVFLKVSPTKGIFRFGKKGKLSPRFIGPFEILERVGVVAYRLALPPNLSSIHPVFHVSMLRKYLSDPSHVLEVQPVELRKDMTYEVQPIKIVDRQVRKLRSKDIASVKVVWSGHPREEATWELEEEMLNKYPFLFELDGKTFS; this comes from the coding sequence ATGTTGTTAGAGAGTCCTTTGTGTGTAGCTATCCCTTCGGATGACGTTATGTTTGGGGAATATGTTTATGTTGATTGTGAGGTTCAAGTGCAAGGTAGAAACCTATTAGGCAATTTGGTAATTTTAGAAATAGTAGGTTTTGATGTGATACTAGGTATGGATTGGTTATCAAGGCACCATGCCTCAGTTGATTGTTGGAATAAGACAGTGATTTTCAAGCCTGATGAGGAGACGGAGTTTGCTTTTCATGGAGATGGGTTATCATCTCCATCTAGTATTCTCTCGGCCATCACGAGAAGGATGGTACGAAAGGGTATGCAAGGGTTTTTGGCTTATGTGCATGATGTGAACATGAAGGTCCCGAGGATGGAACAAGTTTCGATAGTTAAGGAATTCATCGATGTTTTTCCCAATGACTTACCTGGACTACCTCCCAATAGGGAAATCGAGTTCTGTATTGATCTAGTTTCAGGAACAAAACCAATCTCTATGGCACCTTACAGGATGGCGCCAGCAGAATTAAAAGAGTTGAAGGAGCAGATTCAAGATTTGTTAGATAAGGGGTTTATTCGTCCAAGTGTGTCTCCGTGGGGAGCACCTGTTTTATTTGCAAAGAAGAAGGATGGATCAATGAGGATGTGTATAGACTATAGACAGTTGAACAAGGTCACTGTTAAGAATAGATACCCACTTCCTCGCATTGATGATCTTTTTGATCAATTACAAGGAGCTCAATGTTTCTCAAAGATTGATTTGCGATCGGGGTATCACCAGTTGAGGATTAGGAATGAGGATATTCCTAAAACTGCCTTTAGGACTCGTTATGGGCATTACGAGTTCCTAGTGTTGTCTTTTGGGTTAACGAATGCACCTGCAGCTTTTATGGACATGATGAACAGGGTTTTTAGGCCGTTTATTGATAAGTTTGTTATTGTGTTCATTGATGACATCTTGGTGTATTCAAGAAGTAAAGAGGACCATGCAGAGCATTTGAGATTGGTGCTTCAAACTCTAAGAGATCATCAGTTGTATGGAAAGTTCTCGAAGAGTGAGTTTTGGTTAGAGAGTGTTGGGTTTTTGGGACATGTGGTGTCTAAAAATGGGATAGAGGTTGATCCACAGAAAGTGGAGGCAGTTAAGCAGTGGCCTAGACCAGTTACGGTATCTGAGATTAGGAGTTTCCTGGGTTTAGCAGGATACTACAGGAGATTCGTGGAGAATTTTTCCCGAATCGCTGCTCCGTTGACGAAGTTGACACAGAAAAGTGTCAAGTTTCAATGGTCAGAAGAATGTGAGAAGAGTTTCCTGGAGTTGAAGGAAAGGTTAATTACGGCTCCAATTTTGACAGTACCTTCAGGGTCTGGTGGTTTTACCGTGTACTGTGATGCATCCAGGATTGGTTTGGGTTGTGTTTTGATGCAGAATGGTAATGTGATTGCTTATGCCTCGAGAAAGTTGAAGAAGCACGAGCAAAATTACCCCACACACGATTTGGAGATGGCTGCGGTAGTGTTTGCCCTTAAGATTTGGAGACACTATTTGTATGGGGAGACATGTgagatattttcagatcataaGAGTCTTCAATATATCTTCCAGCAGAAGGATCTGAATTTGAGACAGAGAAGGTGGATGGAATTGTTAAGTGATTATGATTGCACGATTCAATATCACCCGGGCAAGGCAAATGTTGTTGCCGATGCCTTAAGCAGAAAATCTATGGGTAGTTTGGCTCATATTCAGGAGGTGAGGAGACCCTTGATTAAAGAGTTACATGGATTGTTAGATGAGAGGGTCAGTTTTGAGATTTGTGAATCGGGAGCATTGTTGGCTCACTTTCAGGCTAAGTCAGACTTAGTAGACCGGATTAAAGGAGCTCAAATGAAGGATGAGCGACTTTGCAAGATTCGAGATGAGTTGGAGTTAGGGAGAGCTCCGGGTTTTGTTATCCATGAAGATGGTGTGTTGAGATTTGGTTCCAGGTTATGTGTGCCTGAGGTGGATGATTTGAAAAGAGATGTGATGACGGAAGCACATCAAACTGCCTATACTATACATCCTGGTTCTAACAAGATGTATAGAGACTTGAGAGAGTGTTACTGGTGGAATGGCATGAAGAGGGACATTGCTGAATTTGTATCTCGATGCTTGACCTGTCAAAGGGTTAAAGGTGAGCATCAGAAACCACCAGGGCTTTTGCAGCCATTGTTAATTCCTTAATGGAAATGGGAGAGGATCACTATGGATTTTGTGTCAGGTTTGCCTCGGAGTCAGGAGGGTTATGATTCGGTTTGGGTAATAGTTGATCGTTTGACCAAGTCAGCTCATTTCTTGCCAGTAAAGGTGACATATGGGTTTGCAAAACTGGCAGAAATCTATGTTAACGAGATCGTAAGGTTGCATGGTGTGCCGATCTCAATTGTGTCCGACAGAGGTCCACAATTCACTTCTCGATTTTGGGTGAAGTTTCAGGAAGCTTTGGGGACTAACATTCAGTTAAGTACTGCCTTtcatcctcaaacagatggacaatCTGAGAGGACTATACAAATTTTGGAGGATATGTTAAGAGCTTGTGTGATTGACTTTGGTATCGGATGGAGCAAGTACTTGTCTTTGGTGGAGTTTGcgtataataatagttatcaaGCGAGCATTGATATGGCTCCATATGAGGCTTTGTATGGCCGGAAGTGCAGATCACCTGTATGTTGGTATGAGGTTGGTGAGAGGAGATTAATGGGTCCCGAGTTAATACAGATTACTTCGGATAAGATTAAGGTGATCCGAGATAAGCTTCTAACAGCTCAGAGTAGGCAAAAGAATTATGCAGATAAGAGAAGGCGTAATCTAGAATTTTCAGTGGGTGACAACGTGTTCCTAAAAGTCTCTCCGACTAAAGGGATATTCAGATTTGGGAAGAAAGGAAAGTTGAGTCCTAGGTTTATAGGGCCCTTTGAGATCTTGGAAAGAGTAGGGGTAGTGGCATATCGGCTTGCCTTGCCACCTAATTTATCCTCTATACATCCGGTGTTCCATGTTTCGATGTTGAGAAAGTATTTGTCTGATCCATCTCATGTGCTGGAAGTTCAACCGGTTGAGCTGAGGAAAGATATGACATATGAAGTTCAACCAATAAAAATAGTGGATCGACAAGTTAGAAAACTTCGGTCGAAAGATATCGCATCGGTTAAGGTTGTGTGGAGCGGACACCCACGTGAAGAAGCGACGTGGGAGCTTGAGGAGGAAATGCTCAACAAATATCCATTCTTGTTTGAACTTGATGGTAAGACTTTTTCTTAA